Proteins found in one Borreliella valaisiana VS116 genomic segment:
- a CDS encoding calcium/sodium antiporter yields MEHLIQFFYVGFGIFLLYLGGDLLLKSSVGIANYLKVPTLLIGVTIVSFSTSAPELFTSLVAAFKGKNEIVVSNVIGSNIINMLLALPLAGFFLRIKADYKRLKLSFMFLFLLMFLLLLLSFDFRSYSFFATPYNRFSSLSILILFLSYLFFFYKEEKAHAGFENSFHEGANNLNQSLNFIFLNTLSFFISMYFLYLGSKLLVDGALYIANNVFNVSEKLIGIIVVAFGTSVPELVVSLFAIIKKESDIAFGNIIGSNIFNIGFILASSSFFSPILLKDIYILDFSIMVFITLVLFLVVKFKGVFSRGISLIFLLLYILYNLMLFNFY; encoded by the coding sequence TTGGAACATTTAATTCAATTTTTTTATGTAGGATTTGGTATTTTTTTATTGTATCTTGGTGGTGATTTACTTTTAAAAAGTTCAGTTGGCATTGCTAATTATTTAAAAGTTCCAACACTTTTAATAGGAGTTACAATAGTATCTTTTTCAACAAGTGCTCCAGAGCTTTTTACAAGTTTAGTGGCGGCTTTTAAGGGTAAAAATGAAATTGTTGTTTCTAATGTGATTGGCAGTAATATTATTAATATGTTACTTGCTCTGCCTTTAGCAGGATTCTTTTTAAGAATTAAGGCAGATTATAAAAGACTTAAACTTTCTTTTATGTTTTTGTTTTTATTAATGTTTCTTCTTTTGTTGCTTTCATTTGATTTTAGATCTTACTCTTTTTTTGCAACACCTTATAATCGTTTCAGCTCATTGAGTATTTTAATTTTGTTTTTATCCTATCTGTTCTTTTTTTATAAAGAAGAAAAAGCGCATGCTGGCTTTGAAAATTCTTTTCATGAAGGTGCAAACAATTTAAATCAGAGTTTAAATTTCATATTTTTAAATACGTTAAGCTTTTTTATTAGTATGTATTTTCTTTATTTGGGGTCGAAATTATTAGTGGATGGGGCTCTTTATATTGCTAATAATGTTTTTAATGTTAGTGAAAAGTTGATTGGGATTATAGTTGTGGCTTTTGGAACAAGTGTTCCCGAGCTTGTTGTATCTCTTTTTGCAATAATTAAAAAAGAATCAGACATTGCATTTGGGAATATTATTGGTAGCAATATTTTTAATATTGGATTTATTTTAGCTAGTAGTAGTTTTTTCAGTCCTATCTTATTGAAAGATATTTATATTTTAGATTTTAGTATAATGGTGTTTATAACTTTAGTTTTATTCTTAGTGGTTAAATTTAAAGGAGTTTTTAGTAGAGGTATTTCTTTAATTTTTCTGCTTTTATATATTTTGTATAATTTAATGCTGTTTAACTTTTATTGA
- a CDS encoding putative glycoside hydrolase, with the protein MYMKIFIYWIVIFSFFVFKVFSTYALTDEEFFKKYSLFFVHKGFLSKNINGKITKVQVNGIDSRWIYPFHKPAPSRITSIYEDVYSSNSLLTTSNNLYVSYDYSKNFRKLVGINKFNSSAYITSSAFSQGEYKRIAIGTAIHGIYISVNGAVSFKNLNSLIPQIYLGAGYYDIISAVEFSKEDINNLYFSSGVYGDIFLISQKSGFMKKISFPFKKQIIRILDLSSKNMEKILVRTYDNHFYSYFNGQWVFIGKLSLQDQDFFEKSQRMQLAKNKGSIYLTAYTLRNNKAVDKRFKFIKDSGMNAVVIDFKDDNGNLTYSSKLSLPNKLGSSKNLIDVSYILKKARELGIYVIARCVVFKDAKLYHYDNFKHALWNKRTNKPWAHFIKNVDSNGLVKHVQVEHWVDIFSPSTWEYNISIAKEIQSFGVNEIQFDYIRFPSDGPVSLATSRINKYEMQPVDALESFLIMAREQLHIPISVDIYGYNGWFPTNSIGQNIAMLSDYVDVISPMFYPSHYTNDFLSSNSYYTKRAYRIYKEGSDRAFMFSLDGVVIRPYVQAFLLGKEKFVDDEIYLKYLKFQLKGVKESLSSGFSLWNASNVYYMVKGSLKEYLDFF; encoded by the coding sequence ATGTATATGAAAATTTTTATCTATTGGATAGTTATTTTCTCCTTTTTTGTTTTTAAAGTTTTTAGTACATATGCATTAACTGATGAAGAATTTTTTAAAAAATATAGTTTATTTTTTGTCCATAAAGGATTTTTGAGTAAAAACATTAATGGAAAAATAACTAAAGTTCAAGTTAACGGGATAGATTCCAGGTGGATTTACCCTTTTCATAAGCCTGCTCCTAGTCGAATTACTTCTATTTATGAAGATGTTTATTCTTCAAATTCATTGTTGACTACAAGCAATAATCTATACGTTTCTTATGATTATTCAAAAAATTTTAGAAAATTAGTGGGAATTAACAAATTTAACAGTAGTGCATATATTACATCAAGTGCCTTTTCTCAAGGAGAGTATAAGCGTATTGCTATTGGAACTGCGATTCATGGCATTTATATTAGTGTTAATGGAGCTGTTAGTTTTAAAAATTTAAATAGTTTGATTCCACAAATTTATTTAGGTGCAGGGTATTACGACATTATTAGTGCTGTTGAATTTTCAAAAGAAGATATAAATAATTTATATTTTTCTTCTGGAGTTTATGGAGATATTTTTTTAATTAGTCAAAAAAGTGGATTTATGAAAAAAATTTCTTTTCCTTTTAAAAAACAAATAATACGTATTTTAGATTTGTCTAGCAAGAATATGGAAAAAATTTTGGTGAGAACGTATGACAATCATTTTTATTCTTATTTTAATGGGCAATGGGTATTTATTGGAAAATTATCTTTACAAGATCAAGATTTTTTTGAAAAATCACAAAGGATGCAGCTTGCTAAAAATAAAGGGTCTATTTATTTAACAGCATATACATTGCGTAATAACAAGGCAGTTGATAAAAGATTTAAATTTATTAAAGATTCAGGTATGAACGCTGTTGTAATTGATTTTAAAGATGATAATGGTAATTTAACTTATTCTAGTAAACTTTCTTTGCCCAATAAGTTGGGATCTTCTAAAAACTTGATTGATGTTTCTTATATCCTTAAAAAAGCTAGAGAACTTGGAATTTATGTTATTGCTAGATGTGTTGTATTTAAAGATGCAAAATTGTATCATTATGACAATTTTAAGCATGCTCTTTGGAATAAAAGGACCAATAAACCTTGGGCCCATTTTATTAAAAACGTTGATTCTAACGGTCTTGTAAAACATGTGCAAGTAGAGCATTGGGTAGATATTTTTTCTCCTTCTACTTGGGAGTACAACATTTCTATTGCAAAAGAAATACAATCTTTTGGAGTTAATGAAATACAATTCGATTATATTAGATTCCCATCAGATGGTCCTGTATCTCTTGCAACTTCAAGAATAAATAAGTATGAGATGCAACCCGTTGATGCTCTTGAATCTTTTTTGATTATGGCAAGAGAACAGCTTCATATTCCTATTTCTGTTGATATTTATGGGTACAATGGTTGGTTTCCTACTAATAGTATTGGGCAAAATATTGCAATGTTATCAGATTATGTTGACGTTATATCCCCTATGTTTTATCCTTCACATTATACTAATGATTTTTTGTCGAGCAATTCTTATTATACAAAAAGAGCTTATAGAATTTATAAAGAGGGAAGCGATAGAGCATTTATGTTTTCTTTAGATGGGGTTGTCATTAGACCTTATGTACAAGCTTTTTTGTTGGGAAAAGAAAAGTTTGTGGATGACGAGATTTATTTGAAGTATTTAAAGTTTCAGCTTAAAGGGGTCAAAGAGTCATTGAGTAGTGGCTTTAGTCTTTGGAACGCATCTAATGTTTATTATATGGTTAAAGGTAGTTTAAAAGAATATTTAGATTTTTTTTAA
- the malQ gene encoding 4-alpha-glucanotransferase, protein MKNKKIRINLNLKRKSGILLNISSLPSKYGIGDLGKGAYKFIDFLFASSQSYWQMFAYSPIDFTRSPPYSIFSAFAGNVYYIDLEALDKFIDSDLNLLKENETRYSDLKKLSFKDKFLKEAALNFINRASVDEVRSFEKFKKKSSYWLLDFASFVAFKEYFLKESKDAFNVLFNRGILKRNEKDLFKLRNILSKEIKIQEVLQYFFFSQFQALKRYANDKGIELVMNVPLFIAYDSADVWAHQKYFKLRFDASKDKVAGISPNYFLEQEQAWDNPAYSWNVLKKVKYEWWVKRIGILRKYVDVIKIDHFRGFVSTWEVSVGEVYAFNGLWVKSPGRDFFNFILSEIKDLKIWVEDFEDDLEDVSRLRDFFNFPGMRIMKFAFDFDSSNQNLPHNYIKNCIVYTGINDNDTIREFVDSLDDLHKKYIFDYLNTNEDFVVWDMIRSVMSSVSDNVIVPMQDYINLGVRDEFRTKPPKSTLNSWIFRLLESDLDTTLSKNISFITRLYGRA, encoded by the coding sequence ATGAAAAATAAAAAAATAAGGATTAATTTAAATTTAAAAAGAAAAAGCGGTATTTTGCTTAACATAAGCTCTTTGCCATCTAAATATGGCATTGGAGATTTGGGCAAGGGAGCTTATAAATTTATAGATTTTTTGTTTGCATCTTCGCAAAGTTATTGGCAAATGTTTGCTTATTCTCCTATTGATTTTACAAGATCCCCTCCTTATTCAATTTTTTCGGCTTTTGCTGGCAATGTTTATTATATTGATCTAGAAGCCCTTGACAAATTTATAGATTCGGATTTGAATCTTTTAAAGGAAAATGAAACTAGATACTCTGATTTAAAAAAATTAAGCTTTAAAGATAAATTTCTTAAAGAAGCTGCTTTAAATTTTATTAATAGAGCTTCGGTTGATGAGGTTAGAAGTTTTGAAAAATTTAAAAAAAAGTCTTCTTATTGGCTTTTAGATTTTGCAAGTTTTGTTGCATTTAAAGAATATTTTTTAAAAGAATCAAAGGATGCTTTTAATGTGCTTTTTAATAGAGGAATTCTTAAAAGAAATGAAAAAGACTTATTTAAATTGAGAAATATTCTTTCAAAAGAGATTAAAATACAAGAGGTATTGCAATATTTCTTTTTTTCACAGTTTCAAGCTTTAAAACGCTATGCAAATGATAAGGGAATTGAGCTAGTTATGAACGTACCTCTTTTTATAGCGTATGATTCTGCTGATGTTTGGGCACATCAAAAATATTTTAAGTTGAGATTTGATGCAAGCAAAGATAAGGTTGCAGGAATTTCTCCAAATTATTTTTTAGAACAAGAGCAAGCTTGGGATAATCCAGCTTATAGCTGGAATGTTTTAAAGAAAGTTAAGTATGAATGGTGGGTAAAAAGGATCGGGATTTTAAGAAAGTATGTAGATGTAATTAAAATTGATCATTTTAGAGGTTTTGTTTCTACTTGGGAAGTTAGTGTTGGTGAGGTTTATGCTTTTAATGGATTGTGGGTAAAGTCACCGGGACGAGATTTTTTTAATTTTATTTTAAGTGAAATTAAAGATTTAAAAATTTGGGTTGAAGATTTTGAAGATGATCTTGAAGATGTTTCAAGACTAAGAGATTTTTTTAATTTTCCAGGAATGAGAATAATGAAGTTTGCCTTTGATTTTGATTCGAGCAATCAGAATCTTCCTCATAATTATATTAAAAATTGTATAGTTTACACAGGAATTAATGATAATGATACAATACGAGAATTTGTTGACTCTTTAGATGATTTGCATAAAAAGTATATTTTTGATTATTTAAATACAAATGAAGATTTTGTTGTTTGGGACATGATAAGAAGTGTTATGAGCAGTGTTTCTGACAATGTAATAGTACCAATGCAAGATTATATTAATTTAGGAGTAAGAGATGAATTTAGGACAAAACCCCCAAAAAGCACTTTAAATAGTTGGATTTTTAGATTATTAGAAAGTGATTTAGATACTACTTTGAGTAAAAATATAAGTTTTATTACAAGGCTTTATGGCAGAGCTTAA
- a CDS encoding OmpA family protein — translation MGTKAAMPLLLLFLVQNLALSSEMFAFKYIKGAKFRLEGTDNQEIHFNGHYNSNSTTNIQISSEIKDTQENFAKIKAFFRILKRENINEPYLLNEEFEETFSVNKQGEYIIGANQKRPSVRGIPRFPKTPIKINEKWTYPAEEYIEASKIDRSIKDFVVKFNVNYEYKGKEEHNGKHYHIIFSNYESQYNIKNISFYQKVNQKIYFDNEIGNTYKYNDEYTFEITQNNNQHFKMIGNSFGRVVSIELPNDNFIETEVEHYLQEKQIKSINVEKNNKGINLSFDIEFYPDSFQILQKEYKKLDIIAELLEKFKKNNLLIEGHTEHFGLEEEMHELSEKRARAIGNYLIKMRVKNKDQILFKGWGSKKPKYPKSSPLKAKNRRVEITILNN, via the coding sequence ATGGGTACCAAAGCAGCTATGCCATTGTTGCTATTATTTTTAGTTCAAAACTTAGCTTTGTCTTCTGAAATGTTTGCATTTAAATACATTAAAGGTGCAAAGTTTAGATTAGAAGGTACAGATAATCAAGAAATACATTTCAACGGTCATTATAATTCAAATTCTACAACCAATATTCAAATTTCAAGCGAAATAAAAGACACACAAGAAAACTTTGCAAAAATTAAAGCTTTTTTTAGAATCTTAAAAAGAGAAAATATTAATGAACCTTACCTATTAAATGAAGAATTTGAAGAAACCTTCAGCGTAAATAAGCAAGGGGAATATATAATAGGAGCAAATCAAAAAAGACCCTCTGTTAGAGGCATTCCAAGATTTCCAAAAACACCTATCAAAATAAATGAAAAATGGACATATCCTGCAGAAGAATATATAGAAGCGTCAAAAATAGATAGAAGTATAAAAGATTTCGTTGTAAAATTTAATGTTAACTACGAATATAAAGGAAAAGAAGAGCATAACGGTAAACATTACCACATAATTTTCTCAAATTATGAATCACAATACAATATAAAAAACATCTCTTTCTATCAAAAAGTAAACCAAAAAATTTATTTTGATAATGAAATTGGCAATACATATAAATACAACGATGAATATACATTTGAAATAACACAGAACAACAACCAACATTTTAAAATGATTGGAAACTCCTTTGGAAGAGTAGTTTCAATTGAACTTCCAAATGATAATTTCATTGAAACTGAAGTTGAACATTACCTCCAAGAAAAACAAATAAAATCTATTAACGTTGAAAAAAATAATAAGGGAATTAATTTAAGTTTTGATATTGAATTTTATCCTGACTCATTCCAAATACTGCAAAAAGAATATAAAAAACTTGACATTATAGCCGAGCTTCTTGAAAAATTTAAAAAAAATAACCTGCTAATAGAAGGACATACTGAACACTTTGGATTGGAAGAAGAGATGCACGAACTCTCTGAAAAAAGGGCTCGTGCAATTGGAAATTATTTGATAAAAATGAGAGTAAAAAACAAAGACCAAATACTATTTAAAGGATGGGGATCTAAAAAACCAAAATATCCTAAATCGTCCCCATTAAAGGCTAAAAATAGACGAGTAGAAATTACAATATTAAATAACTAG
- a CDS encoding TraR/DksA family transcriptional regulator, protein MQKASSEYEFIEEIKKFLSAEKKEILDSIKSVENSKKEIINNDMYPKDVVDIAFDNMDGNNLEALGFVEKKKLNLINQALYRISQNSYGKCLACEKEIARERLLAIPYAFLCISCQTKKEKKSRR, encoded by the coding sequence ATGCAAAAAGCTAGTTCTGAATATGAATTTATTGAAGAAATAAAAAAATTTCTTTCTGCTGAAAAAAAGGAGATATTGGATTCTATTAAGTCTGTAGAAAATAGCAAAAAGGAAATAATTAATAATGATATGTATCCAAAGGATGTTGTTGATATTGCTTTTGATAATATGGATGGAAATAATCTTGAAGCGTTGGGTTTTGTTGAAAAGAAAAAGTTGAATTTAATAAATCAAGCTCTTTATAGAATTTCTCAAAATTCTTATGGCAAGTGCTTGGCTTGTGAAAAAGAGATTGCTAGGGAGAGACTTTTGGCAATTCCTTATGCTTTTTTATGTATTAGTTGTCAGACAAAAAAAGAAAAAAAGAGCAGAAGATGA
- the infA gene encoding translation initiation factor IF-1 translates to MNIKEEAIETEGIVKESLPNTMFRVELKNKHIVLAHLSGKMRKHFIKIVPGDKVKVELSPYDLTKGRIVYREK, encoded by the coding sequence TTGAATATTAAAGAAGAAGCTATTGAAACTGAAGGAATTGTAAAAGAATCTCTTCCAAATACCATGTTTAGAGTAGAACTTAAAAACAAGCACATTGTACTTGCCCATCTATCTGGCAAAATGCGAAAACATTTCATAAAAATAGTTCCTGGAGATAAAGTAAAAGTTGAACTATCCCCTTATGATCTTACAAAAGGTAGAATAGTATACAGAGAAAAATAA
- a CDS encoding SH3 domain-containing protein: protein MVVFFIYFFSITRLYSLTGIDFIQNIKVLKGDKFIQIVRLNNPLQDIDINLLKVEINKEVQSHSNVLSISRTADNNNFSFVEIKVEYLFEDLGFVKIPPLKVIYKGDFYLSSEVEVGVLRADEINSFGLPVDLYWDLDKKEVYEYQSIGLVLRSNWLSDGNSNEMSGFLPAIKDAMIEKMPIFGDIKYRTFNNKEILDVPFYNFILTPLKDSKNVLIPSFSFNIDSGLVRKTPELLLKVKPIPKEVKSLAVGTFRIDYETPTYSTIEQDIFTILIKITGQGNFPHFYFPEIETYNSKILNKKKNYSFKPSKSGYKGSISQIYTVKPGTKGSVFLNIGDFNYLDPADGTVYTLKGKKLKYEYSGEFNSINKMQNNVDSDFKLLSYADILNYKNKTFLFFVSYYYLLLIPGFLLSLAILISYKKFFAASSFGLVILILAVGISLNAVNDGLLSEKNINDLIENYNTKNYDAALIKIDNILKKYPNYSGLWLNRALVLSKMDRDFDAIYSAYKAFLASPNNEAPYKVIDLIEAKNGVTDSIRNNSFIFSNIFFIISLFLINFLVVSISYRFLAKNLKKIIIFLLFSAVCFTMFETYYFYSEQQSEVGIIKGDLVSLYKVPDNFSRSWRFLKGNASVYILDSKDDFVLIETSYGLQGWIHKNFVVSLKDNLI, encoded by the coding sequence TTGGTAGTATTTTTTATTTATTTTTTTTCAATCACAAGACTTTATTCTCTTACGGGTATTGATTTTATTCAAAATATTAAAGTTTTAAAGGGTGACAAATTTATTCAGATTGTAAGGCTTAACAATCCTTTGCAAGATATTGATATAAATTTGCTAAAAGTTGAAATCAATAAAGAAGTTCAATCCCATTCTAATGTTTTATCAATATCTAGAACAGCGGATAATAATAACTTTTCTTTTGTTGAGATTAAAGTTGAATATCTTTTTGAGGATCTAGGATTTGTTAAGATTCCCCCATTAAAAGTAATTTATAAAGGTGATTTCTATTTATCTTCAGAGGTAGAAGTTGGTGTTCTAAGGGCTGATGAAATAAATTCTTTTGGTTTGCCGGTTGATTTATATTGGGATCTTGATAAAAAAGAGGTTTATGAATATCAAAGTATTGGACTTGTTTTGCGTTCAAATTGGCTTTCAGATGGCAATTCTAATGAAATGTCTGGATTTTTGCCTGCTATTAAGGATGCAATGATTGAAAAGATGCCTATATTTGGGGATATTAAATATAGAACTTTTAATAATAAAGAAATTTTAGATGTACCTTTTTATAACTTTATACTAACTCCTCTTAAAGACTCAAAAAATGTTTTGATTCCTAGTTTTTCTTTTAATATTGATTCTGGTCTTGTTAGGAAAACCCCCGAGCTTTTATTAAAAGTTAAACCGATTCCCAAAGAGGTTAAATCTTTAGCAGTGGGAACTTTTAGAATTGATTATGAAACTCCAACTTATTCTACAATTGAGCAAGATATATTTACTATTTTAATAAAAATTACAGGTCAAGGGAATTTTCCACATTTTTACTTTCCAGAGATTGAAACTTATAATTCTAAGATTCTTAATAAAAAGAAAAATTATAGTTTTAAACCCTCTAAAAGTGGTTACAAGGGTAGTATTTCTCAAATTTATACAGTTAAGCCCGGCACTAAAGGTAGCGTATTTTTAAATATTGGTGATTTTAATTATTTAGATCCCGCTGATGGGACAGTTTATACCCTTAAAGGAAAGAAATTGAAGTATGAATATTCAGGAGAGTTTAATAGTATAAACAAAATGCAAAATAATGTGGATTCTGATTTTAAACTGTTATCTTATGCTGATATTTTGAATTACAAAAATAAAACTTTTTTATTTTTTGTTTCATACTATTATTTACTTTTGATTCCAGGATTTTTATTATCTTTAGCTATTTTAATTAGCTATAAAAAATTTTTTGCAGCATCAAGTTTTGGGCTAGTTATTTTAATATTGGCTGTTGGCATTAGTTTAAATGCTGTAAATGATGGTCTATTGTCAGAAAAAAATATAAATGATTTGATTGAAAATTATAATACTAAAAATTATGATGCTGCACTTATTAAGATTGATAATATTCTTAAAAAATATCCAAATTATTCAGGACTTTGGTTAAACAGAGCTCTTGTTTTGAGTAAAATGGATAGAGATTTTGATGCTATTTATTCAGCTTATAAAGCATTTTTGGCTTCTCCAAATAATGAAGCCCCCTATAAGGTTATTGATTTGATTGAAGCTAAAAATGGAGTTACAGACAGTATTCGTAACAATAGTTTTATTTTTTCTAATATATTTTTTATTATTAGCTTATTTTTGATAAATTTTTTAGTGGTATCTATCTCTTATAGATTTTTAGCAAAAAATTTAAAAAAAATAATTATATTTTTGCTTTTTTCTGCTGTTTGTTTTACTATGTTTGAAACATATTATTTTTATTCTGAGCAACAATCTGAGGTAGGAATAATTAAAGGTGATTTAGTCTCTCTTTATAAAGTTCCTGACAACTTTTCAAGGAGTTGGAGATTTTTAAAGGGGAATGCAAGTGTTTATATCCTTGACAGCAAAGACGATTTTGTTCTTATTGAAACAAGTTATGGACTTCAAGGCTGGATTCACAAGAACTTTGTTGTGTCTTTGAAAGACAATTTAATCTAA
- a CDS encoding tetratricopeptide repeat protein, with the protein MGRNFLVVLYACFLCLGFLSCSNVKSMSLMAIGNYEYVRGNYQNAISNYYNLVEDKKYSAWGYYNLGIVYYSLGEYESSLRIFSYAKKTNDIFLNFSVNYNEGIIYYNQGLYHKAEIAFKEALKINPGSYNAKYNLELAIIKKRTVRDSLNSLSVEKSKNFVESNENFLRYIENLERVVWLRKIDKSLVVPKEDW; encoded by the coding sequence GTGGGACGAAACTTTTTAGTGGTTTTATATGCTTGCTTTTTATGTTTGGGTTTTTTGTCTTGTTCAAATGTTAAGTCTATGTCTTTAATGGCTATTGGCAATTATGAATATGTTAGAGGAAATTATCAAAATGCAATTTCAAATTATTACAATCTTGTGGAGGACAAAAAATATTCTGCTTGGGGATATTACAATCTCGGTATTGTATACTATTCTTTGGGAGAGTATGAAAGTTCTCTTAGAATATTCTCTTATGCAAAGAAAACCAATGATATTTTTTTAAATTTTAGTGTAAATTATAACGAGGGGATAATATACTATAATCAAGGACTTTATCATAAGGCTGAAATAGCTTTTAAGGAGGCTTTGAAAATTAATCCTGGCAGTTATAATGCTAAATATAATCTTGAACTTGCAATAATAAAAAAACGGACAGTTCGTGATAGTTTGAATTCTTTAAGTGTAGAAAAAAGTAAAAATTTTGTTGAAAGCAATGAAAATTTTTTAAGGTATATTGAAAATCTTGAGAGGGTTGTATGGTTGAGAAAAATAGACAAGAGCCTGGTTGTTCCAAAAGAAGATTGGTAG
- a CDS encoding vWA domain-containing protein, whose translation MSINNYSALYFFLILMWIFFVCMLDFRRNIPFFKTLSFMYGDNSYIQNYYIKKFLMSMFFIFSLIFLILSILDISWGQRAVEDERSKLRISFIFDISRSMLSVDEGKIINRLESAKNMISLILSNFESAEYSLTIFKGKPILVLPFSKDKNSLNKMLNYIEPDLISSPGSFLGDAVFSVVSSIQDDSYYNFLVILTDGDDWGENNYYRFSKFVSNLKLESFVVGIGGSNPVLFDYKSNVKDESGNLVKTVINEENLLLLASSLKGSYYNLYLKGINFVVNDIRNGIIRRTSNDIILVDVSRYKIFLVISLLFIFMYLFVRMIKWDETF comes from the coding sequence ATGAGCATAAATAATTATAGCGCTTTATACTTTTTTTTAATTTTAATGTGGATTTTTTTTGTGTGTATGCTTGACTTTAGGCGAAATATTCCTTTTTTTAAGACCTTAAGCTTTATGTATGGAGACAATTCTTATATTCAAAATTACTACATTAAAAAATTTCTCATGTCAATGTTTTTTATTTTTAGCTTGATTTTCCTAATTTTATCCATTTTGGATATTTCTTGGGGACAAAGAGCTGTTGAGGATGAGAGAAGTAAATTGAGAATTTCTTTTATTTTTGATATTTCTCGTAGCATGTTAAGTGTGGATGAAGGTAAAATTATTAATAGACTTGAGAGTGCTAAAAATATGATTAGCTTAATTTTAAGCAATTTTGAGAGTGCAGAATATTCTCTTACTATTTTTAAAGGTAAGCCTATATTGGTTTTGCCTTTTTCTAAGGATAAAAACAGTTTAAACAAGATGTTAAATTATATAGAGCCTGATTTAATAAGCTCTCCTGGGAGTTTTTTAGGAGATGCTGTTTTTAGTGTAGTCTCTAGTATACAGGACGACTCTTATTATAATTTTTTAGTTATTTTGACAGATGGTGATGATTGGGGAGAAAATAATTATTATAGGTTTTCTAAATTTGTCAGTAATTTGAAGTTAGAAAGTTTTGTTGTTGGAATTGGAGGGAGTAATCCCGTTTTATTTGATTATAAATCAAATGTTAAAGATGAAAGTGGAAATCTTGTTAAAACTGTGATAAATGAAGAAAATTTACTTCTTCTTGCCTCTTCTCTTAAAGGATCATATTATAACTTGTATTTGAAAGGGATTAACTTTGTTGTCAATGATATAAGAAATGGTATAATAAGAAGAACGTCAAATGATATTATACTAGTTGATGTATCAAGGTATAAAATTTTTTTGGTTATTTCGTTGTTGTTTATTTTTATGTATTTATTTGTCAGGATGATAAAGTGGGACGAAACTTTTTAG